The Leptospira mtsangambouensis sequence GGAGTCCAAACGGAAAAAAGGAATCCAAGTATTGACTCGTCCTTTTGCAGGTTCCAACCTAGATGAGTTTTTAGGTCGAACCGAAGTAGATGCTTCTATTTCTCAAGTCATCGCTCTCTTAACTGACCCGGCTTCTTGTAAAAATCTTTACCACCAGTGTAAGGAACTCACTGTGCTTTCCGGGACTGAAAAAAAATCAGTTGTTTATCTTCGTAACGGAGCACCTTGGCCAGTCAATGATCGTGATTTGATTATGGACAGGGGATTTGAACAAAACAATAAAACTCTGGCAACTGTAATGAAAATCAAACGCCTTGATTCCAATGCACGCCCAACTCCTTCTGGAGTCACTCGTATGGAAAACTTTGAAGGTGTTTGGCGTATCATTCCGCAGGCCAATGGAAAACTTAAAATTGAATACCAGGCTCACTTTGAACCAGGTGGGTCCGTTCCCCAATCAGTCATCAATTTAGTCTTAACTGACACTCCTTACGAATCACTTTTGAATTTAAAAAACTTGGTAGAAGAAGGAAAACATAAAGATACAAAATATGATTGGATCAAGGAACCCGCAAAAAACTAACTACAATCGGTGATTTGCTTCATTAATCTAGGTCACCAAACTTTGACATCACGGGAGTTTCATGTAGATTCTCTGTGGTGTCAAAATGTAGTTCGGAATCCATAACTGACAAAATTGGATCCACAATTGGGATCTGGAGGACAATACAAACCAAAAACTCCTGATCTGTGATGAACTCTGATAAAAACTTCCGTTTTTCGTTCAAATGGCAAATAAGAACTAAATTCCACCATCATATAATTTAGCAAAGCTCTGGATTCGATGGCATCTTTTTGTAAACCATCCAAATAGTATCCTTTGGCTTTATTCTCTAACTTTGGATTCTCAGAAGCAAGAGACAATCCTTCGCCTAACGATAAACTAAATGGTGAACCATACATTCGATCGATTTTGACAATGTAAAATCCATTCACTTCCCAATGATTCATCTCTCCGAAATGTTTGGTGACATTTCCTTCCCATAAAAAATCAAACCAACGAATTCGGTAATCGAATGGCCGCGAAATTCCTAAACTTCCTATATATGATTCTTTGTAGTCGGTTTTTTGGCGAAATACAATGGGGATTAGGTCTGTTGTCGTAAAGATTCCTCCGTATAAAACCAAATTCCAATTTTCTTTTGGTAAAGAAACGGAATGAAGATCCCGCAAAGGAAAGAGTGCAGTTAAAAAAATACAAGATAGGAAAATAACGAGTTTATTAAAAAACATCCGATTGAATTTTATTTTTTGAATTTGAATCAAATGAGAATTTACCTTCGTTACGGTTGGAACCAATCCCTGTTTCTTTTTTCCCATTCCTTTAATTGAGAATGGATATTGTCATAATTTTGAAGGAATAACCTTCTTAAAAAAGTTTCATATTCTTTACAGTTTTCTGTTTGAGATTGTTCCAGTGATTCTCTCAGGTTACTTGGTTTTTCTTGTATGCAAAATTTTTGTAATTTAGATGGGTAACGGTTCGAATTAAATGCAGGTCCGACAATACTGGATCCAGTACCAATATAAAATGGCATCGGAGCCCAAACTGTTTCATGAGTGGATAAAAAAGAAATTCTATGCAAATTCATTTCACCGGATGTCCAAACTAGTTCTGCTTCTGTTTCCATTGTGCCATAATACAACATCGTTAATGCGAGTAAACTCAGTCCAACGCTATAAAAAGGTCTTTGACTTTCTTTTCGAATAACAACCGTAAGATTATCAATATTAGACAATTCAAATCCACGGTCCCACCTTGGGAGTTCATTTGGATTTATAGGTTTTTCTTGTTTTGGCTTTGGCGCAAATTTTGGATCGGGTTCTGCCATTGGAACCGTAGATAAATCTGCAATGTTCACACTTTCATCTAACAAAATGGCAGGTGGAACTGGAAAAATCTCATTAAAAACTTTGGCAAGAATGGGATCTGTAGTTGTCCACCGAATAGAAATCATTTTGTTTTTGGAAAGTTTTGCCTCCGAACTCAGCTCAGGCATAGGAGTTTTACAGGAGAGATTCAAAACAATAAAAACAAGGAAATAAAAAAATATTCGTAGGATCATATTAGGTTAAAATTCAAAATTTAATTTTGCAATATTCTAAATTCATATCGTACCAAATTAAAAAAAAATAAACAAAAATGACAAGTAACAAAGATAAGATTACTGTATTTCAAGTTAGACTTCCAAAATGAAAATGAATAGGAGATTATCCTTCTGAATTTTATCGATATTTCAACAAATATCCATCCAAATTTATAACATAAAACTCACGCAATTCCCAAGGATTGTCCATTCTATGCGTATTTTTATGGACAATTCCCTTTATTTTGTAATATCCATACAAGGACTGAACTTTACATCGCAAAACAAAAGTCATCTGCTGAATCTAATTGACAATAAATCAAATTTAGTTTCTGATACTCACGAGAAATTACATATGAAAATGATCAAATACTTAATTCTTCTGTTTATGTTTACATTGGCAAATTGCGATCGAGAAATTGCAAATGTAACAGGGAAATGTGATAGAGCAAAGAAAGAATCCAATTTATGTTTACTTTCCACAGTGCTTGCTTGTGAAAAAAGTCCCGATGCGGAACGCTATCGAAAATTAGGAATAAATATCTGCACTAATTTTGATGGATATTTGTTTATGATTAATGCGTTTTGTGACGTACCTGAAGAATGCTAACTAAAGCAAAAGACTATACGATTGTTTTTGGATTTAGATATAAAAAAAGCCCGATTGCTCGGGCTTTTTCTTTTCTCTTTGCCGATCGGATTTTCATCCTATCGACATCAAATAAACTTAATTTCTAACTAAGAAGCGAGTGCTTGGTCAAGTAGGTCTTTCGCAACTACGCGAAGTGCCATTACTTCTTCCGCACCTTCAAAGATAGAGAATACACGAGCATCTACAAAGTATCGCGATACTGGATATTCTTCCGCATAACCCATACCACCATGAATTTGCATTGCTTCACGAGTCACCCACTCAGCAATTTTGGATGCATACAATTTAACAAGTGTTGCTTCCATTTGGCCTTTGTGGTTATCGAGTAGTGTTGCTACATAGTTTGTGTATTGGCGAGTTGCTTGTACAATCATTGCCATCTTCGCAATTTTGAACTTAGTTAAAGTGTAATCGTAAATTGGTTTTGCGAATACTTTACGTTCTTGGGAATAACGAAGAGCTGCTTCAAGAGCGGCTTGCATCACACCATTGGCACGAGCTGCTGTTTGGATACGTCCACCAGCAAATCCTTCCATTTGGAAGTAGAATCCCTTTCCACGTCCAGCATCACCACCAAGTAGGTTTTCTTTCGGAACAAAGTAATCTTCGAAAGATACTTCGTAAGAGTGCATTCCTCGGTAACCAATGGTTCCGATTGCTTTTCCTTGGATGGTTCCGCCACCGTCTTGTTTGTAACTGAATTCATGACCATCAAACGATGGTTTTTCAGCTAAAATGATAGAAAGACCTCTGTGTTTGAGACTTGGATCAGATTCTGTTCTACAAAGAATAAGAAGGAGGTTCGCATAACCTGCGAATGTGCACCAAGTTTTTACACCATTGATCACAAATCCACCATCTACTTCTTTTGCTGTAACAGAAACTCCAGCTACGTCAGAACCGTAGTTAGGTTCTGTAACCATAATCCCTGCAAATTTTTCACCAGATGCAAGAAGTGGTAACCATTTGTTTTTTTGTTCTTCCGTTCCCCCTTTGAGGAGGGCCTTGGACATAATTTCTGGTCTTGTGATAAGGGATCCAGCAGCTCCGAGGGAACCACGAGAAAGTTCTTCGGTTACAACTAACATGGAAATGTTGTCTGGACGATCATCTGGTTGGATTCCACCAAATTGTTCTGGAATACAAAGACCGAAACAACCCATGTCTTTTAGTCCGTTGATGATTTCTTGTGGGATCAGATCATCATGTCTGTGGACATGTTCCGCATGAGGAACTACTACGTTTTCAGCAAAATCTTTGAAAATTCCGCGGAAGTTTTCATGGTCTTCGGAAAGTCCATAAGCACCGAAGTGTCCAAGATCAACGATCTTGTCTACAATCGCTTCGTAGTTTTCCATTTTGGATGCTGCTTCTACGTAAGTATTGATTTCATCGGAAAAAAGTTTGGAGAATAGTTCTTGGTAAGTCAGTTCATACTCTGCAGGGCGAGCTGCGAGTTCCGAACGAATGTTGGATACAGTTTCAGCCGCAAAAGTAAGGGCCATTTTCTGTTCCATCTCGCCAGTTCCCTTGGAAGCATCCCAAGCATAAACGATAAAGTTCTCAGCAACACGTTGTTGAGCGGTCATCCAAGCCAATTGGTAAAACACATGTTGTGTTTTGTCCATTTTGCTTACGGATACTTTGCCGTTATCGGAATTTTTCAGAGCGAGTCGTTTGGTTACATCATTGAGGAGGGCGGCTTGAGCACTAAGAGCCTTCTCCGCCTGGGATTTTTCGAGTTTCACTGCCGTTGCGGTCATGTGTTTAACGTTCCTGCGGTGGTTTTCTTCCACTATACGGAAGGAAAGTACCTTGTCATTTTCATTTTTAGACTAGGTTTTGGGTCGGGTCGGGCCAAACTGGGCAAAAGTTGGGGTTAAGGAAAGAAATTATTGAAAATCATCGGCATTGACCCTGGATCCCATCGTGTGGGCTATGCGATTCTTTCCTTTCCTGAAGGACTGCGTCGTAACCCCGAACTGTTAACATACGGGACCATTGAAGTGGCTCCGAAAACGCCTTCTCCCACCAACCTCCTCCAAATCCGCAAGGAACTGATGGATATCCTCACCGAATTCCAACCGGAGGCGGCCGCGGTCGAAGAACTCTTCTTTGTTCAGAACACAACGACCGGAATGAAGGTTTCGGAATCTCGCGGGGTCATCTTACTTTCCCTCGGCGAAAAACAAATTCCTGTTGTATCACTGACAGCCACGCAAATCAAAAAAGGAATCTCCGCCAAAGGGAATGCCACCAAAAAAGAAGTCCGGGCAGCAATCCAAATGATTTTAGGATTTAAAGATTTGAAAGGCCACGACGACTCTTGGGACGCCATCGCTTGTGCCTTTGTGGGTCGATCTTTAGTTTGATCCACTCCTCGCATTGTTCATAGACAAGAAGATTTCATTCTTTTGT is a genomic window containing:
- a CDS encoding acyl-CoA dehydrogenase family protein, translating into MTATAVKLEKSQAEKALSAQAALLNDVTKRLALKNSDNGKVSVSKMDKTQHVFYQLAWMTAQQRVAENFIVYAWDASKGTGEMEQKMALTFAAETVSNIRSELAARPAEYELTYQELFSKLFSDEINTYVEAASKMENYEAIVDKIVDLGHFGAYGLSEDHENFRGIFKDFAENVVVPHAEHVHRHDDLIPQEIINGLKDMGCFGLCIPEQFGGIQPDDRPDNISMLVVTEELSRGSLGAAGSLITRPEIMSKALLKGGTEEQKNKWLPLLASGEKFAGIMVTEPNYGSDVAGVSVTAKEVDGGFVINGVKTWCTFAGYANLLLILCRTESDPSLKHRGLSIILAEKPSFDGHEFSYKQDGGGTIQGKAIGTIGYRGMHSYEVSFEDYFVPKENLLGGDAGRGKGFYFQMEGFAGGRIQTAARANGVMQAALEAALRYSQERKVFAKPIYDYTLTKFKIAKMAMIVQATRQYTNYVATLLDNHKGQMEATLVKLYASKIAEWVTREAMQIHGGMGYAEEYPVSRYFVDARVFSIFEGAEEVMALRVVAKDLLDQALAS
- a CDS encoding crossover junction endodeoxyribonuclease RuvC is translated as MKIIGIDPGSHRVGYAILSFPEGLRRNPELLTYGTIEVAPKTPSPTNLLQIRKELMDILTEFQPEAAAVEELFFVQNTTTGMKVSESRGVILLSLGEKQIPVVSLTATQIKKGISAKGNATKKEVRAAIQMILGFKDLKGHDDSWDAIACAFVGRSLV
- a CDS encoding START domain-containing protein, yielding MTKKQILIMTLVGISFLSNLSSLFAQSPEWSESKRKKGIQVLTRPFAGSNLDEFLGRTEVDASISQVIALLTDPASCKNLYHQCKELTVLSGTEKKSVVYLRNGAPWPVNDRDLIMDRGFEQNNKTLATVMKIKRLDSNARPTPSGVTRMENFEGVWRIIPQANGKLKIEYQAHFEPGGSVPQSVINLVLTDTPYESLLNLKNLVEEGKHKDTKYDWIKEPAKN